CATCTCGCCGAGGATGTGCAGCCGGCCTTCCTTCGCCTGCTCCAGCGCGATCTCCATGATCTCACGGGTAATGCCGTTGATCTTGATGTCCATCTGCAGGGCATTGATGCCCTGCTCGGTGCCGGCCACCTTGAAATCCATGTCGCCGAGGTGATCCTCGTCGCCCAGGATGTCGGTGAGCACGGCGAAGCGATCGCCCTCCTTGATCAGGCCCATGGCCACGCCGGCCACCGGGGCCTTCAGCGGCACGCCGGCGTCCATCAGCGACAGGCTGGTGCCGCACACCGAGGCCATCGACGAGGAGCCGTTGGACTCGGTGATCTCGGAGACCACGCGGATCGAGTACGGGAACTCGTCCATGCTCGGCATTACCGCCAGCACGCCACGCTTGGCCAGGCGGCCGTGGCCGATCTCGCGGCGCTTGGGGCTGCCGACGCGGCCGGTCTCGCCCACGCAGAAGGGCGGGAAGTTGTAATGCAGCATGAACGGCTCCTTGTAGGAACCGCTGAGCGCGTCGATGATCTGCGAATCGCGCTCGGTACCCAGGGTGGTGACCACCAGCGCCTGGGTCTCGCCGCGGGTGAACAACGCCGAGCCGTGGGTACGCGGCAACACCCGGGTACGGATGTTGATCGGCCGCACCGTGCGGGTGTCGCGACCGTCGATGCGCGGTTCGCCGGCCAGGATGCGTCCACGCACGATCTGCTTCTTGAGTTTCTCGATGGCCTCGCCCACCTCGGCCTCGTCGAACTGCGGTTCCTCACCGCCGCAGAGCTTCTCCTTCGCCTCGGCCTTGGCCGCGTCGATGGCGGCATAGCGCTCCATCTTGTCGGCGATCTGGTAGGCGGCACGCAGCTGTTCGCCGATGGCAGCCTCGACGGCCTCGACCAGCGCGGTGTTCTCGGGTTTCTCGGGGACTTCCATGCGCGGCTTGCCGGCCTCGGCGGCCAGCGCCTCGATGGCCTCGATGGCCACCTGCATCTGCTCGTGGCCGAACAGCACGGCACCGAGCATGACCTCCTCGGACAACTCGCGGGCCTCGGACTCCACCATCAGCACCGCCTCTTTCGTGCCCGCGACCACCAGGTCCAGGTCACTGATGTCACACAGGCCGGTCTTGGGCTGGTTGAGCAGGTACTGGCCATCCTTGTAGCCGACACGTGCCGCACCGATGGGACCCTCGAAGGGCAGGCCCGAGATGGCCAGCGCCGCCGAGGTACCGATCAGCGAGGGGATCTCCGGATCGACCGCCGGGTTCAGCGACATCACGGTACAGATCACCTGTACCTCGTTGGTGAAACCCTTGGGGAACAGCGGACGGATCGGACGGTCGATCAGGCGCGCGGTCAGGATCTCCTTCTCCGAGGGTCGTCCCTCACGACGGAAAAAGCCGCCGGGGATGATGCCGGCGGCGTAGGTCTTTTCCTGGTAATCGACGGTCAGCGGAAAGAAGTCGCGCTCGACCGAGGCGTTCTTCTCGTACACCACGGTGCACAGCACCACGGTGTCACCCATGTTGACCATCACCGCGCCGTCGGCCTGGCGGGCGATCTCGCCGGTCTCGAGCACGACCTTGTGGTCGCCGTATTGGAACTCTTTTCTGACAAGACTCACGTGGAAATCCTCAACCTTGCTGTGATGCCGCGGATCAGCGGCGTAGTCCCAGTCGCTTGATCAGGTCGCGGTAGGCTTCCACGTCCTTCGACTTGAGGTAGTCCAGCAGCTTGCGGCGCTGGTTGACCAGGCGCACCAGACCCTGACGGGAGTGGTGGTCCTTCTTGTGCTGCTGGAAGTGGGGGGTGAGATCCGCGATGCGCGCGGTCAGCAGCGCGACCTGCACCTCGGTGGAACCCGTGTCGTTGGGGCCCTTGCCATATTCCGCGATGATCGCGGCCTTCTGTTCTGCACTCATTGCCATGACATGTCTCCTGTCATCGATGGCCTTGCGGAAGACGGTGTCTTCAGGGGGTCCCCGACAATGACTTCAGGCGACCCCGGCCGTTTAACGAAATGAAGGAATCCGTCGGACGGATTCCCGTGAAAGTGCGGCATTTTGCCGTAAAGCCCGTGAAAAGTCAGCCGCTGCCGGTCAGCAGCCTTTTCGGCGCGATGCGCCCGTCGTCCTGCACCTGGCCGACGCCGATGAAGCGGTCCGGCTCCTCGTAGAGGCGCACCCAACCCTCGGTGGGCGCGCGCGGCACCACCACCGGCTGGCCCATCTTGAGGTAATAGCTGGCATCGGCGTTCAGGTGCACCGCCGGCCAATCACCAAGCGCGGTGTCCACCGGCAGCAGCAGGGCATCCAGTGCGGCGTTGCCCTCGGCCGCGGCCTGTTCGATCTGTTCCATGCTCACCATGGGATGTCCGGCATAGGGCCCCACCCCGCTGCGCCGCAGCGCCACCACGTGCGCGCCACAGCCCAGCGCCTCACCGATGTCCTCGGCCAGGGTGCGTACATAGGTGCCCTTGGAACAGTGCACGTACAGGTCGAATTCCTCTCCCTCGATATCGCCGAGGCGCATGGCATGGATGGTGATCTCGCGCGGCTTGCGCTCCGCCTCGATACCCTCGCGCGCCAGCTTGTACAGGCGCTCGCCCTTGTGCTTGATCGCCGAGTACATGGGCGGCACCTGCGAGATCACACCGGTGAACTGCGGCAGCACCGCCTCGATCTGCTCACGCCCGATACCCTCCACCGGGCGCCGCTCCAGCACCTCGCCTTCGGCATCGCCGGTGGTCGTCGTCTCGCCCAGGCGTACCCGCACCTCGTAGTGCTTGTCCGCGTCCAGCAGGAAGGCCGACAGGCGGGTAGCAATGCCGAAGCACAGCGGCAACAGCCCCGAGGCGAGCGGGTCCAGGCTGCCGGTATGCCCTGCCTTCTGCGCGTGGAACAGGTGCTTGACCCGTTGCAGGGCATCGTTGGACGAGATGCCCACCGGCTTGTCGAGCAACAGGATGCCGTTTACCGCACGGCCGCGCGGACGCCTGCGTCGTCCCATGGCTCAGTCCTCTTCGTTGTCTTCCGGGCCGTCCGCGTCCCGGTCGCTGCTGGAGGCCACCGCCTGCTCGATCAGAGAGGACAGGCGCATGCCGCGCTCCAGCGAATGGTCATATACGAAATGCAAGGCGGGAATGGTGCGCAGAATGACCCGCCCACCCAGCTGCTTGCGCAGAAAGCCGGCCGCCTTGTTGAGTGCCTGCTCGGTCTTGCGCACCTGATTGCGGTCGAGCACCGTGAAGTACACCTTGGCGTGCGCCAGATCGCGCGTCACCCGCACCTCTTGCACAGTGACCTGGTTGAGGCGCGGATCGCGCACCTCGTCACGCAGGATCAGCGCCAGCTCGCGATGCAACTCGGCGCCAACCCGTTCCTCCCGGCCGAACTCCCGTCTCGCCATCGTCGTCTCAGATCTCGCGCGCCACTTCGTAGCGCTCGTAGACCTCGATATGGTCACCCACCTTGACGTCGTTGTAGTTCTTCACGCCGATGCCACACTCCATGCCGGCCTTGACCTCGTTGACGTCGTCCTTGAAGCGGCGCAGCGATTCGAGCTCGCCCTCGTAGATGACCACGTTGTCGCGCAGCACGCGGATGGGGTTGTGGCGCTTGACCACGCCCTCGAGCACGATACAGCCGGCGATCGCACCCAGCTTCGACGAACGGAACACGTCGCGCACCTCGGCCAGGCCGATGATCTCTTCCTTGATCTCGGGCTTGAGCAGGCCGGCGACCGCCTTCTTCACGTCGTCGATCACCTCGTAGATGATGCTGTAGTAGCGCAGGTCGATACCGTGCTCCTCGATCACCCGGCGGGCCGCGGCATCGGCACGTACGTTGAAGCCGATGATGGCCGCACCCGAAGTAAGCGCCAGGTTGGCATCCGACTCGTTGATGCCGCCGACGCCCGCGGCGACGATCTTCACCTTGGCCTCGTCGGCCTGGATCTTCTGCAGCGACTCCTTGAGCGCCTCGACCGAGCCCTGGACATCGGCCTTGATGATGAGGTTCACGTAGGCGACCTCGCCCTCGGCCATGCGCGTGAACATCTGCTCGAGCTTGGCGGCCTTCTGCTCGGCCAGGCGACCCTCGCGCTGACGCTCGCGACGCAGCTCGGCCACCTCGCGCGCCTTCTTCTCGTCGGCGACCACCACCAGGTCGTCACCGGCATGCGGCGCGCCCGAGAGGCCCAACACCTGTACCGGGATGGAGGGCCCGGCCTCCTTTACCTTCTGGCCGTTCTCGTCGAACATGGCCCGCACCCGACCGTACTCGGTGCCGGAGACGATGGGATCGTCCTGCTTCAGCGTGCCGGACTGCACCAGCACCGTGGCCACCGGCCCCTTGCCCTTGTCCAGGCTGGACTCGACGATGATGCCCTTGGCAGGGCCATCGGCCACCACCTTGAGTTCCAGCAGCTCGGCCTGCAGCAGGATGGCCTCGAGCAATTGCTCGACGCCCTCGCCGGTGTGCGCCGAGACCGGGATGAACTGGGTGTCACCACCCCAATCCTCGGGTACCACTTCTTCAGCCACCAGTTCCTGCATCACGCGGTCGGGATTGGCCTCGGGCTTGTCGATCTTGTTGATCGCCACCACCAGCGGCACGCCGGCGGCGCGCGCGTGCTGGATAGCCTCCTTGGTCTGCGGCATCACCCCGTCATCGGCAGCCACCACCAGCACGATGATATCGGTGGCCTTGGCACCGCGCGCACGCATCGCCGAGAAGGCGGCGTGTCCCGGCGTATCGAGAAAGGTGATCATGCCGTGATCGGTGTTCACGTGGTAGGCGCCGATGTGCTGGGTGATGCCCCCGGCCTCGCCTGCCGCCACGCGGCTCTTGCGAATGTAGTCGAGCAGGGAGGTCTTGCCGTGGTCGACATGCCCCATGATGGTGACCACCGGTGCACGCGGCACCCGTTCACCCTGCTGCAGCTCTTCTTCGAGCGCGGCCAGCACCTCTTCCTCGGCGTCCTTGA
The sequence above is a segment of the endosymbiont of unidentified scaly snail isolate Monju genome. Coding sequences within it:
- the pnp gene encoding polyribonucleotide nucleotidyltransferase — its product is MSLVRKEFQYGDHKVVLETGEIARQADGAVMVNMGDTVVLCTVVYEKNASVERDFFPLTVDYQEKTYAAGIIPGGFFRREGRPSEKEILTARLIDRPIRPLFPKGFTNEVQVICTVMSLNPAVDPEIPSLIGTSAALAISGLPFEGPIGAARVGYKDGQYLLNQPKTGLCDISDLDLVVAGTKEAVLMVESEARELSEEVMLGAVLFGHEQMQVAIEAIEALAAEAGKPRMEVPEKPENTALVEAVEAAIGEQLRAAYQIADKMERYAAIDAAKAEAKEKLCGGEEPQFDEAEVGEAIEKLKKQIVRGRILAGEPRIDGRDTRTVRPINIRTRVLPRTHGSALFTRGETQALVVTTLGTERDSQIIDALSGSYKEPFMLHYNFPPFCVGETGRVGSPKRREIGHGRLAKRGVLAVMPSMDEFPYSIRVVSEITESNGSSSMASVCGTSLSLMDAGVPLKAPVAGVAMGLIKEGDRFAVLTDILGDEDHLGDMDFKVAGTEQGINALQMDIKINGITREIMEIALEQAKEGRLHILGEMNKAISAPREEMSEHAPRIVSFKINPEKIRDVIGKGGATIRSITEETGATVDISDDGTVKIFSVDKAAGDEARRRVEQITADIEVGKIYEGKVVRLMDFGAFVNILPGKDGLVHISQISEERVANVADELSEGQVVKVKVLEVDKQGRIRLSMKAVQDGEG
- the rpsO gene encoding 30S ribosomal protein S15, which encodes MAMSAEQKAAIIAEYGKGPNDTGSTEVQVALLTARIADLTPHFQQHKKDHHSRQGLVRLVNQRRKLLDYLKSKDVEAYRDLIKRLGLRR
- the truB gene encoding tRNA pseudouridine(55) synthase TruB translates to MGRRRRPRGRAVNGILLLDKPVGISSNDALQRVKHLFHAQKAGHTGSLDPLASGLLPLCFGIATRLSAFLLDADKHYEVRVRLGETTTTGDAEGEVLERRPVEGIGREQIEAVLPQFTGVISQVPPMYSAIKHKGERLYKLAREGIEAERKPREITIHAMRLGDIEGEEFDLYVHCSKGTYVRTLAEDIGEALGCGAHVVALRRSGVGPYAGHPMVSMEQIEQAAAEGNAALDALLLPVDTALGDWPAVHLNADASYYLKMGQPVVVPRAPTEGWVRLYEEPDRFIGVGQVQDDGRIAPKRLLTGSG
- the rbfA gene encoding 30S ribosome-binding factor RbfA, whose translation is MARREFGREERVGAELHRELALILRDEVRDPRLNQVTVQEVRVTRDLAHAKVYFTVLDRNQVRKTEQALNKAAGFLRKQLGGRVILRTIPALHFVYDHSLERGMRLSSLIEQAVASSSDRDADGPEDNEED
- the infB gene encoding translation initiation factor IF-2; its protein translation is MSEVTVNQLASDVGIPVDRLLKQLNDAGVAKQSGDDVITEQEKVALLNHLRRSHGKTDKKPAESTKKVTLKRRTTTELKVPASGGRAARATRAAPKTVAVEVRRKRVIRKDAAQVESEKERALREMEEAQRALEEQRRQREELAAQEEARRKALEEKRRQEEEERKRAEEAKKAAEEAARKQQEEAAAAPAESKPAPAPAEEPKKPKRMRAAPSRDGEDRAKRGAGRRRELHVSDDKRGKRPKGSKRARRLAETEDQQHGFQKPVERKLLTIEVPETITVGDLAQRMAVKASEVIKTLMGMGMMVTINQPLDQETAMLVVEEMGHAAVEEKVKDAEEEVLAALEEELQQGERVPRAPVVTIMGHVDHGKTSLLDYIRKSRVAAGEAGGITQHIGAYHVNTDHGMITFLDTPGHAAFSAMRARGAKATDIIVLVVAADDGVMPQTKEAIQHARAAGVPLVVAINKIDKPEANPDRVMQELVAEEVVPEDWGGDTQFIPVSAHTGEGVEQLLEAILLQAELLELKVVADGPAKGIIVESSLDKGKGPVATVLVQSGTLKQDDPIVSGTEYGRVRAMFDENGQKVKEAGPSIPVQVLGLSGAPHAGDDLVVVADEKKAREVAELRRERQREGRLAEQKAAKLEQMFTRMAEGEVAYVNLIIKADVQGSVEALKESLQKIQADEAKVKIVAAGVGGINESDANLALTSGAAIIGFNVRADAAARRVIEEHGIDLRYYSIIYEVIDDVKKAVAGLLKPEIKEEIIGLAEVRDVFRSSKLGAIAGCIVLEGVVKRHNPIRVLRDNVVIYEGELESLRRFKDDVNEVKAGMECGIGVKNYNDVKVGDHIEVYERYEVAREI